In the Deinococcus ficus genome, one interval contains:
- the tdh gene encoding L-threonine 3-dehydrogenase — MTALSKQEAREGIWMIDTDVPTPGPNDLLIRVRKSSICGTDVHIYKWDSWAQKTIPVPMVVGHEYVGEVVGMGSEVQGFQIGDRVSGEGHVTCGHCRNCRAGRRHLCRNTLGVGVNRPGSFAEYLVLPAFNAFKLPQDIPDDIAAIFDPFGNAVHTALQFDLVGEDVLITGAGPIGVMAAAVAKHVGARNVVITDVNEYRLDLARKMGVTRAVNVAQEDLWHVATTELDMHEGFDVGLEMSGSGPAFAQMVQAMNNGGKIALLGIPSGDVQIDWNAVIFKMLTIRGIYGREMFETWYKMAALIQSGLDLSPVITHHYGIRDFQQGFDAMLSGQSGKVILDWADLKAPGA; from the coding sequence ATGACCGCCCTGAGCAAACAGGAGGCCCGCGAGGGCATCTGGATGATCGACACCGACGTGCCCACCCCCGGCCCGAACGACCTGCTGATCCGGGTGCGCAAGAGCAGCATCTGCGGCACGGACGTGCACATCTACAAGTGGGACAGCTGGGCGCAGAAGACCATTCCGGTGCCCATGGTGGTCGGGCACGAGTACGTGGGTGAGGTGGTCGGGATGGGCAGCGAGGTGCAGGGCTTCCAGATCGGGGACCGGGTGAGCGGCGAGGGCCACGTCACCTGCGGGCACTGCCGCAACTGCCGCGCGGGCCGCCGGCACCTGTGCCGCAACACGCTGGGCGTGGGCGTGAACCGCCCCGGGTCGTTCGCGGAGTACCTGGTGCTGCCGGCCTTCAACGCTTTCAAGCTGCCGCAGGACATCCCGGACGACATCGCCGCGATCTTCGATCCGTTCGGGAATGCGGTGCACACGGCCCTGCAGTTCGATCTGGTGGGCGAGGACGTGCTGATCACGGGCGCCGGGCCGATCGGGGTGATGGCGGCGGCCGTGGCGAAACACGTGGGCGCGCGCAACGTGGTGATCACGGACGTGAACGAGTACCGCCTGGACCTCGCGCGGAAGATGGGCGTGACCCGCGCCGTGAACGTGGCGCAGGAGGACCTGTGGCACGTCGCCACGACCGAACTCGACATGCACGAGGGCTTCGACGTGGGCCTGGAAATGAGCGGGTCGGGCCCCGCCTTCGCGCAGATGGTGCAGGCCATGAACAACGGCGGGAAGATCGCGCTGCTGGGCATTCCCAGCGGGGACGTGCAGATCGACTGGAACGCCGTGATCTTCAAGATGCTCACCATCCGCGGCATCTACGGCCGGGAGATGTTCGAGACGTGGTACAAGATGGCCGCCCTGATCCAGTCCGGCCTGGACCTGAGCCCCGTGATCACGCACCACTACGGCATCCGCGACTTCCAGCAGGGTTTCGACGCGATGCTCAGCGGGCAGAGCGGGAAGGTCATCCTGGACTGGGCGGACCTGAAGGCCCCGGGCGCCTGA
- a CDS encoding Gfo/Idh/MocA family protein: MPQKPDLPNPKPESRRVGYAIVGIGKLTADELIPAARTSENSYVAALVTSEEDKGEAFARAFDLSDRDVYTYDQFEELADREDVQAVYIVLPNSMHREYVERAAKMGKHVLCEKPLGMNADDARQIVAACKKARVKLMTAYRCQYTPEHWAARDAVQGGRLGKVKLLDSIHTQVETDATAWRMKQDLAGGGPLPDVGIYSVNIMRFVLGTEPEWVFAALHQPKSDPRFREVEESVAFTLGFPGGIMATGLTSYGAAKTTTLRVLGEDGSLLMDPAFPYDGLKLQLTDEAGTHQPSFPEYDQFTQEFNHFSRCILEGGTPWTPGEEGVADHVVMDALYESARTGKVVTLKSSRKKDASRGPDKPQLPGK; the protein is encoded by the coding sequence ATGCCGCAGAAACCGGACCTTCCGAACCCCAAGCCCGAGTCCCGGCGCGTCGGGTACGCCATCGTCGGCATCGGCAAACTCACCGCCGACGAGCTGATTCCCGCCGCCCGCACCAGCGAGAACAGCTACGTGGCGGCGCTGGTCACCAGCGAGGAGGACAAGGGCGAGGCCTTCGCCCGGGCCTTCGACCTGTCCGACCGGGACGTGTACACCTACGACCAGTTCGAGGAGCTCGCGGACCGGGAGGACGTGCAGGCGGTGTACATCGTGCTGCCCAACAGCATGCACCGCGAGTACGTGGAACGCGCCGCGAAGATGGGCAAGCACGTCCTGTGCGAGAAACCGCTCGGCATGAACGCCGACGACGCCCGCCAGATCGTGGCCGCCTGCAAGAAGGCCCGCGTGAAACTCATGACCGCGTACCGCTGCCAGTACACCCCGGAACACTGGGCGGCGCGCGACGCCGTACAGGGCGGCCGCCTGGGGAAGGTCAAGCTGCTGGACAGCATTCACACGCAGGTCGAGACCGACGCCACCGCCTGGCGCATGAAGCAGGACCTCGCGGGCGGCGGGCCGCTGCCGGACGTCGGCATCTACAGCGTGAACATCATGCGCTTCGTGCTCGGCACCGAGCCCGAATGGGTCTTCGCCGCGCTGCACCAGCCGAAAAGTGACCCGCGATTCCGCGAGGTGGAGGAGAGCGTGGCCTTCACGCTCGGGTTCCCCGGCGGGATCATGGCGACCGGCTTGACGAGTTACGGCGCCGCCAAGACCACCACCCTGCGCGTGCTCGGCGAGGACGGCAGCCTCCTGATGGACCCCGCCTTCCCGTACGACGGCCTGAAACTCCAGCTCACGGACGAGGCAGGCACCCACCAGCCCAGTTTCCCCGAGTACGACCAGTTCACGCAGGAGTTCAACCACTTCAGCCGGTGCATCCTGGAGGGCGGCACCCCCTGGACGCCCGGCGAGGAAGGCGTGGCCGACCACGTCGTCATGGACGCCCTGTACGAGAGCGCCCGCACCGGGAAGGTCGTGACCCTGAAATCCAGCCGGAAGAAGGACGCCAGCCGAGGCCCGGACAAGCCCCAGCTTCCCGGCAAGTAA
- a CDS encoding disulfide bond formation protein B, which translates to MSRDTRLYLAWVVALIATLGSLYFSNVKGYVPCVLCWYQRIAMYPLALWLGIAALRGELSIRVYALPLAVIGWCIALFQNLETWGIIPTPLVCSPTTGAVSCTTPWPVWGNGALRDLNTILTIPTLSLIAFTLIIALLAWGRTARDTAEL; encoded by the coding sequence ATGAGCCGTGACACGCGCCTTTACCTCGCCTGGGTGGTCGCCCTGATCGCCACGCTGGGCAGCCTGTACTTCAGCAACGTCAAAGGCTACGTGCCCTGCGTCCTGTGCTGGTACCAGCGGATCGCCATGTACCCCCTGGCGCTGTGGCTGGGCATCGCGGCCCTGCGCGGCGAACTGAGCATCCGCGTGTACGCCCTGCCGCTCGCCGTGATCGGCTGGTGCATCGCGCTGTTCCAGAACCTGGAAACCTGGGGGATCATCCCCACGCCCCTGGTGTGCTCCCCGACGACCGGCGCGGTGTCCTGCACCACGCCCTGGCCCGTGTGGGGCAACGGCGCGCTGCGCGACCTGAACACCATCCTGACCATCCCCACCCTGAGCCTGATCGCGTTCACGCTGATCATCGCCCTGCTCGCCTGGGGCCGCACCGCCCGCGACACCGCCGAACTCTGA
- a CDS encoding AAA family ATPase — protein MIGEHLQLAIARAADHARSAGHEYVTQEHLLLALTRDPEALEALLALGVNVEALRDDLEEHLSALERLEGVDPEFTLGVHRVVQGAVLQLHASGKGAQEADGARVLVELLEEEDSLARSVLEARGVTRLDVLNFVSHGVARVEGRSRERRVAGVDGPLPEGGDAPEQDPLSAFTTDLTAQARAGEFDPVIGRDAELTRVVHVLARRTKNNPVLVGEPGVGKTALAEGLAQRVADGAAPGFLKGAAVYALDLGALLAGTRYRGDFEERLKGVLAALDGVNAVLFIDELHTLVGAGATEGGSVDAANLLKPALARGRLRVLGATTPAELRHLEKDRALWRRFQTVEVMEPSPEDAREIVRGLAPKYAAHHGVTFTPEALDAAVHLSVRHLRDRFLPDKAIDVLDEAGAARSSAGQGGVVGAPDIEATVARMARVPVGAVKAEEVQSLATLEADLKGRVYGQDRAVEAVASAVKLARAGLRDPQKPQGAFLFAGPTGVGKTELARALADRLGVPLSRFDMSEYQEAHTVARLIGAPPGYVGFDQGGLLTDAVAKHPHSVLLLDEIEKAHPDVYNIFLQLMDHGTLTDHAGKKVDGRGLVLIFTTNAGAADASRPALGFSREGRAGEEAEAVKRTFTPEFRNRLDAVIHFRPLSREVMGSVVDKFLRELEGQLAERKVKLNVTPAARARLAALGYDPVMGARPLTRVIEAQVKRPLADQLLFGRLKEGGRVTVGLKDGAFTFR, from the coding sequence GCGGCTGGAGGGCGTGGACCCGGAGTTCACGCTGGGCGTGCACCGGGTGGTGCAGGGCGCCGTGCTGCAGTTGCACGCCAGCGGCAAGGGTGCGCAGGAAGCGGACGGCGCGCGGGTGCTGGTGGAACTGCTGGAGGAGGAGGACAGCCTGGCGCGCTCGGTGCTGGAGGCGCGGGGCGTGACGCGGCTGGACGTGCTGAATTTCGTGTCGCACGGGGTGGCGCGCGTGGAGGGCCGCAGCCGGGAGCGGCGCGTGGCGGGCGTGGACGGCCCCCTGCCGGAGGGCGGGGACGCGCCGGAACAGGACCCGCTCTCGGCGTTCACGACGGACCTGACCGCGCAGGCGCGCGCGGGCGAGTTTGACCCGGTGATCGGCCGGGACGCGGAGCTGACGCGGGTGGTGCACGTGCTGGCGCGGCGCACGAAGAACAACCCGGTGCTGGTGGGTGAGCCCGGCGTCGGGAAGACGGCGCTGGCCGAGGGGCTGGCGCAGCGGGTCGCGGACGGAGCGGCACCCGGGTTCCTGAAGGGCGCGGCGGTGTACGCGCTGGACCTGGGGGCGCTGCTGGCCGGCACGCGGTACCGCGGGGATTTCGAGGAGCGGCTCAAGGGCGTGCTGGCCGCGCTGGACGGCGTGAACGCGGTGCTGTTCATCGACGAGCTGCACACGCTGGTGGGCGCGGGCGCCACCGAGGGCGGCAGCGTGGACGCCGCGAACCTGCTCAAGCCGGCGCTGGCGCGGGGTCGGCTGCGGGTGCTGGGCGCGACCACCCCGGCGGAACTGCGGCACCTGGAGAAGGACCGGGCGTTGTGGCGGCGCTTCCAGACGGTGGAGGTGATGGAGCCCTCGCCGGAGGACGCGCGGGAGATCGTGCGGGGGCTCGCGCCGAAGTACGCGGCGCATCACGGCGTGACGTTCACGCCGGAGGCGCTGGACGCCGCGGTGCACCTGAGCGTGCGGCACCTGCGGGACCGCTTCCTGCCGGACAAGGCCATCGACGTGCTGGACGAGGCGGGTGCGGCGCGCAGCAGTGCCGGGCAGGGCGGGGTGGTCGGTGCGCCGGACATCGAGGCGACGGTTGCGCGGATGGCGCGCGTGCCGGTGGGCGCCGTGAAGGCTGAGGAGGTGCAGTCCCTGGCGACCCTGGAAGCGGACCTGAAGGGCCGCGTGTACGGGCAGGACCGGGCGGTGGAGGCGGTGGCCTCGGCGGTGAAGCTGGCCCGCGCGGGCCTGCGCGACCCGCAGAAGCCGCAGGGCGCGTTCCTGTTCGCCGGCCCGACCGGGGTGGGCAAGACGGAACTGGCCCGCGCGCTCGCGGACCGGCTGGGGGTGCCGCTGTCCCGCTTCGACATGAGCGAGTACCAGGAGGCGCATACCGTCGCCCGGCTGATCGGGGCGCCCCCCGGGTACGTGGGGTTCGATCAGGGGGGGCTGCTCACGGACGCCGTGGCGAAGCACCCGCATTCGGTGCTGCTGCTGGACGAGATCGAGAAGGCGCACCCGGACGTGTACAACATCTTCCTGCAGCTCATGGACCACGGCACCCTGACCGATCACGCCGGGAAGAAGGTGGACGGCCGCGGCCTGGTGCTGATCTTTACCACGAATGCCGGCGCGGCCGACGCGAGCCGACCGGCGCTGGGCTTCTCCCGGGAGGGCCGCGCCGGTGAGGAGGCCGAGGCCGTGAAGCGGACCTTCACGCCGGAATTCCGCAACCGATTGGACGCCGTGATTCACTTCCGGCCGCTGTCGCGTGAGGTGATGGGCAGCGTGGTGGACAAGTTCCTGCGGGAGCTGGAGGGGCAGCTCGCGGAACGGAAGGTGAAGCTGAACGTCACGCCCGCCGCCCGCGCCCGCCTCGCGGCACTCGGGTACGACCCGGTGATGGGTGCCCGGCCGCTCACGCGGGTGATCGAGGCGCAGGTCAAGCGCCCGCTGGCCGATCAGCTGCTGTTCGGGCGGCTCAAGGAAGGCGGGCGGGTCACGGTGGGCCTGAAAGACGGCGCCTTCACCTTCCGCTGA
- a CDS encoding DsbA family protein, with product MTRLKGSNSNNTTLVIGTLIAVVLIALALFAVRGKPRTGGDGTTATFNLADMPYVGQDDAKVNVVVVEDFKCPACKNFNDNIEPELKTKYVDGGQVKWYTLVWPFISTQVARNPEDDSKYAAQAARCVREQQGNEGYEVFKGILFRSQGPESEVWASKANLKTLAGNVEGLDAAKFASCLDNDETLAAVEADKRQAEAAGVNSTPTVFVNGKKVEGTASAISQAIDEAVSAAN from the coding sequence ATGACCAGACTCAAAGGGAGCAACTCGAACAACACCACGCTGGTGATCGGCACGCTGATCGCCGTCGTCCTGATCGCCCTGGCCCTCTTCGCCGTGCGCGGCAAACCCCGCACCGGCGGCGACGGCACCACCGCCACCTTCAACCTCGCGGACATGCCCTACGTCGGGCAGGACGACGCCAAGGTGAACGTGGTCGTCGTGGAGGACTTCAAGTGCCCCGCCTGCAAGAACTTCAACGACAACATCGAACCCGAACTGAAAACCAAGTACGTGGACGGCGGCCAGGTGAAGTGGTACACCCTGGTCTGGCCCTTCATCTCCACCCAGGTCGCCCGCAACCCCGAGGACGACAGCAAGTACGCCGCCCAGGCCGCCCGCTGCGTGCGTGAACAGCAGGGCAACGAAGGCTACGAGGTCTTCAAGGGCATCCTGTTCCGCTCGCAGGGCCCCGAAAGCGAAGTGTGGGCCAGCAAGGCCAACCTGAAGACCCTGGCCGGCAACGTCGAGGGCCTGGACGCCGCGAAGTTCGCCAGCTGCCTCGACAACGACGAAACCCTCGCCGCCGTGGAAGCCGACAAGCGCCAGGCCGAGGCCGCCGGCGTGAACAGCACCCCCACCGTGTTCGTGAACGGCAAGAAGGTCGAGGGCACCGCCAGCGCCATCAGCCAGGCCATCGACGAGGCCGTCTCCGCCGCCAACTGA